The DNA region AGTATCCCACATCAAATCTCCTGTCCGGTATCCCGCGAACCTGCCGTGAACAAGGCCCGCACTACAGCGGCCGCGCGCTGAGCATCTCCAGGAGTGCAGCTTCCACGTCATCCACGTGGTTGAAGCGGAACTCGCACTCCTTGATGTGCAGCCGGACATGGCCATGCTTGATGCCGCGGAACTTTTCGAGCCGCAGCCGCGTCGTTTCCAGAAACTCGGCCACCAGAGCGGCAGCCGCCTTGCCGGTTGGCAGTCCGGTGTCCACGGTATGGAGCGCCAGCTCCCCGCCCCGGACTTCCGAAAAACACTGCCAGCACTTTTCCAGCACCTGCCCCTCGATTCTGAGCTCGCCCGTGAGCAGCGTGGGCAGCACCTCGGCCTCACGGCCCTTGAATATGTCGACGCAGACACGTCGCTCCCCACGCACCCGGCCGAAAATGAAGGCGCGTCGGGCCTTGCGGGAGCGGGCGCTGTTGCCCCTGGCGCGGACCATGAAGAAGACGCCTGGAGCCTCGCCATCTGGGGAGATCGCCGGATTGATGGACTCTTCGAGGATACGCTCCCGTAGCCTGCGCAGATAGGTGTTGACGGTATTACGCGAATAGCCCAGCTCTCCCGCGATACGCGACGCTTCCATGTCCATGGCGTAGAGCCGCAGCAGTTTGGTGAAGGAACCCTGAGGCAATTTCGCGTTGCCGACATATTTATTTTTTGGCGCCACGCTATTTTCCTCTCGACCAAAATCCTTGTGAAATTTCTCACGTTGCCCGAGATTCACCCTCTCTTCTTGTCTTGAGGGGATAGCGTGTCACGTTTTAATGTGTCAACCAGGACATAATGTACATGTATTTTGGTTCGGAGGGGTCCGACCCATTGCACATGCGTGTTGCGGGGAGCAGCGTCATGTGGCCGCAACTGTGATGTATAACATATTGATTATACACATGAACCCTGAAATGGAAACATTTTATCAGGAAGCAGCCTCATGAAATCCATTCCCGTAGAGGAGGCCGTCGGTTCCGTACTCTGCCATGATATCACACAGATCATCCCTGGCGAGTTCAAGGGCCGCGCCTTCAAGCGAGGACACATTATCCAGGCCGAGGATGTGTCCGCACTGTTGAAGCTCGGCAAAGAGCACATCTACGTGCTCGATCTGGCGGACGGTTACGTCCACGAGGATGAGGCCGCCGTGCGCATCGCCACGGCCATCGCCGGTAACGGCATCACCTTTTCGGAGACCTCCGAGGGCCGCGTCAACCTGTTCGCGGACATCGACGGTCTGCTGCGCATCAACGTCAAAGCGCTCCACTCCGTGAACGCCGTGGACGAGATCGTTGTCGCGACAATCCACAACAACCAACAGGTTACCAAGGGCCGCGCCCTGGCCGGCACCCGTGTGGTGCCGCTCGCCATTCGCGCGGAAAAGCTTCTGCACGTGGAAGCCATCTGTCGCGCCAACGCGCCCATCGTCACGGTGAAGCCGTTCCGGCACCTGGACGTAGGCGTGGTGACGACCGGCAGCGAGGTGTACCACGGCCGCATCAAGGACCGCTTTGGCCCGGTGGTGAAACGCAAGTTCGCCGAGTTGGGCTGCTCGGTCATCGATCAGACCTTCGTTCCTGACGACGTATCCATGACAGTCGCCGCGATCCGCGAGCTCGTGGATCGGGGCGCCAGCATGATCGCCGTCACGGGCGGCATGTCCGTGGACCCGGACGACCGCACTCCCACCGCCATCCGGCAAGCCGGAGGGCAGGTGGTCACCTATGGGGCGCCTACGTTCCCCGGGGCCATGTTCATGCTCGCCTACCTTGGAGACATCCCCGTGGTGGGATTGCCTGGCTGCGTCATGTATGCGCGCAGCAGCATCTTCGATCTCGTCGTGCCGCGCATCGTGGCGGGTGAGGTCATAACCCGAGAGGACATCGTGGCTTTGGGCCACGGCGGGTATTGCGCCGGTTGTGCAGAGTGTCGGTACCCGAACTGTGCATTCGGCAAAGGAGTATGACGCAGTAGAGACGTAAGGCATTGGATTTGTGGGGATCAAACCATGGCATCCGAAGGTGGGCGATTCGTCGCCCAAACCGGATGATCAATTGCAGGCGGACGGCCAACTCCTGGCAGCGTTGATGCCGGACGCCGCAAGCAACTCTTGGCAGCGTTGTTTGTGTTGATCAATCCATGGCGACTGACGGTAGCGCATTGAGAACATGACGTATTTTACGTTGCGTTCTCATCAATCCAGCAGTCCAAACCCCGTTACACTGAGGAGTGTTTCGAAAATGATCCAGAAGACCCTGAATATCAATGGCGTTGAACACAACATGTTCGTGGATCCGGAGGAGTCTCTGGCCAATGTGCTGCGCGGCCAGCTCGGGCTTACCGGTACCAAGATCGGTTGTGACCAGGCCCAGTGTGGCGCTTGTAGCGTCATCATCAACGGCAAAGTCGTCCGCTCCTGCGCGCTCAAGATGAAAAAGGTCGCGGATGACGCGCTGATCACCACCATCGAAGGCGTCGGCCAGCCCGACAACCTGCACCCGCTGCAGATGGCGTGGGTTCTCCACGGCAGCGCCCAGTGCGGTTTCTGCTCTCCCGGCTTCATCGTCTCGGCCAAAGCGCTGCTCGACGAGAACGACAACCCCACCCGCGAAGAAGTTCGCGATTGGTTCCAGAAGAACCGCAACGCATGCCGTTGCACCGGTTACAAGCCCCTGGTGGACGCCGTCATGGACGCCGCCAAGGTCATCCGCGGCGAGATGAAGGCCGAGGAGCTCCTGTTCAAGCTGCCTGAGGACACCAGCATTTGGGGCACCAAGTACCCCCGCCCCACCGCCGTGGCCAAGGTCACCGGTACGCTGGACTATGGTGCGGACCTGGGCCTGAAGATGCCCGCCGACACCCTGCAATGCGCCCTGGTGCAAGCCGAGGTTTCCCACGCCAACATCAAAGGCATCGACACCAGCGAAGCCGAAAAGATGCCCGGCGTGCACTCCGTGCTCACGGCCAAGGACGTCAAGGGCAAGAACCGCATCACCGGCCTCATCACCTTCCCCACCAACAAGGGTGACGGTTGGGAACGTCCCATCCTGTGTGATGAAAAGGTCTTCCAGTACGGCGACGCCATCGCCATCGTGTGCGCGGACACCGAAAAGAACGCCCGCGCCGCTGCGGCCAAGGTGAAAGTGGACCTGGAAGAGCTGCCCGCCTACATGAACGCCCTCGACGCCATGGCCGAGGACGCCATCGAGATCCATCCCGGCACGCCCAACGTGTACTACGAGTGCCCCATCAAGAAGGGCGACGAGACTGGTCCGATCTTCGACAGCGCTGACGTGACCGTGGAAGGCGACTTCTACGTCGGCCGTCAGCCGCACATGCCCATCGAGCCCGACGTAGGCTTTGCCTACTTCGCCGAAGATGGCATGCTGATGATCCACTCCAAGTCCATCGGCGTGCACCTGCACCTCCTGATGATCGCCCCCGGCATCGGCCTGGAGCCCGACAAGGTAGCCCTGGTCGCCAACCCCATGGGCGGCACCTTCGGCTACAAGTTCAGCCCCACCATGGAAGCTCTGCTGGGCGTGGCCGCCCTGGCCACCGGCAGGCCCGTGGTTCTGCGCTACAACTACTTCCAGCAGCAGACCTACACCGGCAAGCGCTCCCCGTGGTTCATGAACGTCAAGTTCGCCGCGGACAAGGAAGGCAAGCTGAAGGCCATGGAGTCCGACTGGACCTGTGACCACGGCCCCTACTCCGAGTTCGGCGACCTGCTCACCCTGCGCGGCGTGCAGTTCATCGGCGCCGGTTACGACATCCCCAGCATCCGCGGCATGGGCCGCACCGTGTGCACGAACCACGCCTGGGGCTCCGCCTTCCGCGGCTACGGCTCCCCACAGTCCGAGTTCGCCTCGGAAGTGCTCATGGACATGCTGGCCGAGAAGATGGACATGGATCCCCTGGAGCTGCGTTACAAGAACGTCTACCGCGAAGGCTCCACCAACCCCACCGGTCAGGACCCCGAGGTCTACAGCCTGCCCGAGATGATCGACATCCTGCGTCCCAAGTACAAAGCCGCTCTGGACAAGGCCAAGGCCGAGTCCAAGGGTGAGCTTAAGAAGGGCGTCGGCATCTCCATCGGCGTGTACGGCTGCGGTCTGGACGGCCCGGACTCCTCCGAAGCCTGGGCTTCCATCAACGAAGACGACACCGTGACCATCCACTCCGCCTGGGAGGACCACGGCCAGGGCGCGGACATCGGCGCCATCGGTACGGCCCACGAAGTGCTGTACAAGGCCGGCATCACCCCGGATCGGATGCGCTTCACCTGGCCCAACACCGCCACCACCCCGAACTCCGGCCCTGCCGGCGGTTCCCGCTCCCAGGTCATGACCGGTAACGCCATCAAGGACGCTGCCGAGAAGCTCCTGGCCGCCTTGGACAAGGGTGACGGCACCTACCGCAACTACCAGGAGATGGTGGATGCCGGTAAGGAAACCAAGTACGTGGGCAACTTCACGGCCAACACCGGCACGCACTGCGACGCCGAGACCGGCCAGGGCTGCCCCTTCGTCGTGTACATGTACGGCGTGTTCATGTCCGAGGTGACCGTGAACACCACCAGCGGCGAGACCACCGTGGACAAGATGACCCTCGTGGCCGACGTAGGCAAGGTCAACAACAAGCTCGTTGTTGACGGTCAGCTCTGGGGCGGTATGGCCCAGGGTATCGGCCTGGCCCTCACCGAGGACTTCGAGGACATCCAGAAGCACTCCACCATGCGTGGCGCCGGCTTCCCGTACATCAAGCAGATCCCGGATGACATGGAGCTGATCTACGTGGAGACCCCGCGCGAGTTCGGTCCCCACGGCGCTGCCGGCACTGGCGAGCTTCCGCTCACCTGCCCGCACGCGGCCATCTCCAACGCCATCTACAATGCCTGCGGCGCGCGTGTCACGCATCTGCCCGCACGGCCGGAGAAAGTGCTCGCCGCCCTCAAGGGCTAGCCGCGAGCATCGCGAGAATGTAGTATCAGGGGGCGTCCGTTTTCGGGCGTCCCCTTGACTCGCGTGCCCTACCGGCCGCACTTGCGTAGCAGACCAGGCCGGGCCTCTTTTGCCCAGCCTTGCTCGACAATGTTCACGACGCGGGAATACCATGGAGCAGAAAGACTTACGCCGTTGGGAATGGTTATGCATCCAGGAGGAACCGCCGCTCTGCCAGGCCGCATGTCCCATCCATGTGGACGTCCGGCTCTTCACGCGGCATCTGGCCGCTGGTAAAGTTGACGAAGCGCGCAAGGTCCTTGCCAAGACAATGCCCCTCTCCGGGGTGCTGGGCAGGATCTGCGACCACCCATGCGAGAACGCCTGCCGGCGCGCCGATCCCGAGGACGGCGACGAGGGCATTCGCATCGGGAGCTTGGAGCGCGCCTGCGTCATCCAGAGCGACGCCCGGCCGCGCAGCCTGCCTGTGCCGCCTAAAAATTTCACAGCCGCCGTTGTCGGCGGCGGACTCAGCGCGCTGACCGCAGCCTGGGACCTGGGCCGCAAGGGTGTCAGGGTCTCCCTGCTCGTGCCGGAGCGCGAGATCGGCGGCGTACTGCTCGCCTATCCGGAGTCCGTGCTGCCTGCGGAGGCGCTGGCCCGGGAGCTGGAGCTCCTGAAAGCCATGCCCGTCACCATCGAGACGGACGTCGCCATCGACGCGGACCGCATCCAGAGGCTGCTGGACGAGCACGCCGGCGTCTACCTGGGACTGGACTCCCTGGCCCTGAGCGACATCCACGTCGAC from Oceanidesulfovibrio marinus includes:
- a CDS encoding molybdopterin-binding protein; translation: MKSIPVEEAVGSVLCHDITQIIPGEFKGRAFKRGHIIQAEDVSALLKLGKEHIYVLDLADGYVHEDEAAVRIATAIAGNGITFSETSEGRVNLFADIDGLLRINVKALHSVNAVDEIVVATIHNNQQVTKGRALAGTRVVPLAIRAEKLLHVEAICRANAPIVTVKPFRHLDVGVVTTGSEVYHGRIKDRFGPVVKRKFAELGCSVIDQTFVPDDVSMTVAAIRELVDRGASMIAVTGGMSVDPDDRTPTAIRQAGGQVVTYGAPTFPGAMFMLAYLGDIPVVGLPGCVMYARSSIFDLVVPRIVAGEVITREDIVALGHGGYCAGCAECRYPNCAFGKGV
- a CDS encoding molybdopterin-dependent aldehyde oxidoreductase — its product is MIQKTLNINGVEHNMFVDPEESLANVLRGQLGLTGTKIGCDQAQCGACSVIINGKVVRSCALKMKKVADDALITTIEGVGQPDNLHPLQMAWVLHGSAQCGFCSPGFIVSAKALLDENDNPTREEVRDWFQKNRNACRCTGYKPLVDAVMDAAKVIRGEMKAEELLFKLPEDTSIWGTKYPRPTAVAKVTGTLDYGADLGLKMPADTLQCALVQAEVSHANIKGIDTSEAEKMPGVHSVLTAKDVKGKNRITGLITFPTNKGDGWERPILCDEKVFQYGDAIAIVCADTEKNARAAAAKVKVDLEELPAYMNALDAMAEDAIEIHPGTPNVYYECPIKKGDETGPIFDSADVTVEGDFYVGRQPHMPIEPDVGFAYFAEDGMLMIHSKSIGVHLHLLMIAPGIGLEPDKVALVANPMGGTFGYKFSPTMEALLGVAALATGRPVVLRYNYFQQQTYTGKRSPWFMNVKFAADKEGKLKAMESDWTCDHGPYSEFGDLLTLRGVQFIGAGYDIPSIRGMGRTVCTNHAWGSAFRGYGSPQSEFASEVLMDMLAEKMDMDPLELRYKNVYREGSTNPTGQDPEVYSLPEMIDILRPKYKAALDKAKAESKGELKKGVGISIGVYGCGLDGPDSSEAWASINEDDTVTIHSAWEDHGQGADIGAIGTAHEVLYKAGITPDRMRFTWPNTATTPNSGPAGGSRSQVMTGNAIKDAAEKLLAALDKGDGTYRNYQEMVDAGKETKYVGNFTANTGTHCDAETGQGCPFVVYMYGVFMSEVTVNTTSGETTVDKMTLVADVGKVNNKLVVDGQLWGGMAQGIGLALTEDFEDIQKHSTMRGAGFPYIKQIPDDMELIYVETPREFGPHGAAGTGELPLTCPHAAISNAIYNACGARVTHLPARPEKVLAALKG